TGGCCTCCGCATCCAACAGCTGGAGAAGATGTTTTTAGCCATAAGAGGAACGATTATTATTCAAATAAAGACGCAGTACCTGTCCATTGGTAGATCATTTGGTTTTAACAATATAGAGGATCCAAGTAACCAGACATTTTTTGGTCTCAAAGACAGTTCTGTGATGATTCTGGACATGTCCCATGGGTTTATCTTCGCTCTTGCAACGTCTGTATTTTCACACTTGCAGTCCTTGCAGATTCTAACATTATCTTTGAACAAGATCAACCAGATTGAAAAGAATGCATTTTTTGGCCTTGAGTCTCTTCTACAGTTAAATCTTTCTTTCAATCTTTTGGGGGAGATCTACTCATCAACCTTTGAAGGTCTGAGGGACGTCTCGTTAATTGACCTGCAACACAACCATATTGGGGTCATTCAGTATAATACGTTTCATGGACTGAATCAACTGAGGACATTGAATCTTCGAGACAATTCTCTCTCTGTTATTTATGGGTTGCACCACCTTCCACAATTGGCTTATTTCTTAGTGGGTCACAACCGTCTCAAGACAGTTTATGGCCTGGAGGCAGTTTCCAATAGCACCTTTCTCGATTTCTCAAACAACGCCTTTACCAACCTCAATGTTTTCTATGAGGTCATGCAGCTCCCTGCTGTGAAGCATCTTTTGTTGAGGGACAATCATGTGTCGATGTGCACTCCTGCTCTTACTGACACCATTCCAAAGGACAACCAGTTAATACACCTTGACCTCTCAAGCAACTTCCTAGAGTTGATGTGGGCATCAAAACAGTGCTGGGAGGTGTTCCATAATCTGACTAACCTAACTGCCCTTCTCCTTGATCATAATTATCTCACTGAGCTTCCACAGGATGTTTTTAAAGGTTTGGATTCTCTAAAGAGACTCAACTTGTCATCTAACTCTTTGTCCCAGCTCAACCTCGGCCTGTTTCCCAGCACTCTTGAAATTCTCGACTTGTCTAAAAATCGCCTTGTGTCCCCCAACCCAGAGGTCTTCAGTTTCGTGAGTCATCTGGACTTGAGGCAAAACCAATATATCTGTGATTGTAGTCTCAGGGACTTTATCGAGTGGCTCAATGGCACTGAGGTGGACTTGATGGAACCATTAACAGAGGTATACTGTGTGATTCCAAAAGAGTTGCAAGGGATACCTCTTCGTTATCTCAATGCTGATGGGTGTGAGGAAGATGTTAATATGGAGCCAGTACAATTTGCTCTCTTTGTCTTCTTCACTACAATCTTACTGATTATGATCACTTCTGTTCTGCTCTACAATAAATACAGGGGCTTGTTCTTCATCTGGTACAAAAGAACAACAAACATCATCCTGAATGGTCAGAAAGCTGATCTGGAAGGAAAGGACTACAGGTTTGATGCATACTTGTGCTTTAGCAGTAAGGACATTGAGTGGGTGAAGAATTCACTTCTGCAATACTTGGACTCCCAGTTCAGTGAGACGAATAGGTTTCAGCTGTGCTTTGAAGACCGTGACTTCATTCCTGGAGAGGATCACATTACAAACATACGTGATGCCATCTGGTGCAGCAAGAAGACAGTCTGCATTGTGACCAGGCACTTCCTTAAGGATGGTTGGTGTGCTGAAGCCTTCAATATTGCCCAGAGTCGACTCTTCCATGAAATGAAAGATGTGATGGTGGTGCTGGTTGTCGGCAGGCTCCTGGATTACCAATTAATGAAGTACCAGCCCATTAGAGCATACATCCGGAGTAGGCAATACATTCGCTGGCCAGAGGACCCTCAGGACCACAAGTGGATCTTGAATAAGCTGGCAGTCCAAATTTTGGAAGAGCCCAAAAGGAAAAATCCAAAGCTGAAGCCATTTCGCCTACTGAATTTCTTCAGCAGGAAGAAGGCAAACAATGTCATTGGATTACAACGAGTAGCAACAGTCACACAATGTTAATTCCAGGTCACTGCCTGCAGCAGATATAACATCTGGCTTCAGGCCAACTGTAAGACCAAATTCTACTTCTGAATGGTGCTTTGATGCTTTGGACACCAAAGTATATCATCAATAGAAGGCCTGAAGCCCCAACACTGGTCTGCTGTAACGAAAGTACCTCAAAAATGACAATTACTCCGATTCTGTGGATATCCCACAGATCAGCTTCTGTACAGCTTTTACCATTAACTCCCCCTTTTGATTTGCTATTTATTCCTCCCTCCTCTTCAGGTTCCCCCTAGCCGTCCGTTCCCACCCCTATCCTTTGTGCTGTCACTTCAGTGAGACACAGGTCAGGCAGTCTCCTCTCAACACTTCTGAGTC
The genomic region above belongs to Carcharodon carcharias isolate sCarCar2 chromosome 5, sCarCar2.pri, whole genome shotgun sequence and contains:
- the LOC121277609 gene encoding toll-like receptor 5, which produces MMLHLSLCLLGAFAAVQESYSKSCSRYQNYLFCQNFNEIPQVPINIVNLNLNKNNIKLIEETSFSWLGQLKVLSVGLQTEPPLRIGARAFRNLPNLTSLDLGGNKELELDLKAFAGLENLQVLYLDYNGLNDSVLQQGYFEDLVSLHTLILEGNKIEHIRPDPTFYNLWALVNFSFKANRIRQLCEGDLHNVRQRVFKTFDISSNRYLYSRESFDWEICGNPFQGIMLHTLDISQTGLRIQQLEKMFLAIRGTIIIQIKTQYLSIGRSFGFNNIEDPSNQTFFGLKDSSVMILDMSHGFIFALATSVFSHLQSLQILTLSLNKINQIEKNAFFGLESLLQLNLSFNLLGEIYSSTFEGLRDVSLIDLQHNHIGVIQYNTFHGLNQLRTLNLRDNSLSVIYGLHHLPQLAYFLVGHNRLKTVYGLEAVSNSTFLDFSNNAFTNLNVFYEVMQLPAVKHLLLRDNHVSMCTPALTDTIPKDNQLIHLDLSSNFLELMWASKQCWEVFHNLTNLTALLLDHNYLTELPQDVFKGLDSLKRLNLSSNSLSQLNLGLFPSTLEILDLSKNRLVSPNPEVFSFVSHLDLRQNQYICDCSLRDFIEWLNGTEVDLMEPLTEVYCVIPKELQGIPLRYLNADGCEEDVNMEPVQFALFVFFTTILLIMITSVLLYNKYRGLFFIWYKRTTNIILNGQKADLEGKDYRFDAYLCFSSKDIEWVKNSLLQYLDSQFSETNRFQLCFEDRDFIPGEDHITNIRDAIWCSKKTVCIVTRHFLKDGWCAEAFNIAQSRLFHEMKDVMVVLVVGRLLDYQLMKYQPIRAYIRSRQYIRWPEDPQDHKWILNKLAVQILEEPKRKNPKLKPFRLLNFFSRKKANNVIGLQRVATVTQC